The DNA window CATATAAACAATATACATTTTCGACGGTAGTACGACTGAACGGTGGCGAGTTTGTAAACTGTTTTAggttgttttattttctttttttttttttttcaaaaggaGTCCCGACAAAGATTCAAAAATCTAGAATTCAAACTGACTACGCTTAATTCTGTAGAATGTAAATAATGTTCGATTagacaataacaacaacaacaacagtaataatagtactTAATAcaccaatattaataaagatttaacTATTTCAACAAAGTTTAGcataagtaaaaaaaaaaaaaaaaaaaaataaacaagcAATTATACAAGATTaggagaaaagaaaaagacagaaataaaatcaaaaaaaaaaataaaaaaaaaaataaaattgaaatttaataatatataaggAGCTACATTAACAGAttacaaatttaaaatcttttctaattcttttacttatttcgagtttttatttcacctatcattatttaattttaatgtaaaaaactataaaaaccaaaaaatttaagCTTAATTACTAAGTCTAATACATTCGCTAAATACAACCATCcaaattaaatcaaaaaaataaaaatgaagttCTCCACTGTTGCTGCTATCTCTGTTTTCGCCGCTGCTGTTTCTGCCAGCGATGTTGCTGCCGTCTCTCAAATTACTGACGGTCAAGTCCAAGCTACCACTGTTTCAACCGCCACTGCTGCTGAAACTACCACCGCTGCTGAAACCACCACTGCTGCTGAAACCACTACCGCCGCTGAAACCACCACTGCTGCTATTGTTACCCAAACCACCAACGGTGCTGCTAACATTAAGGTCGGTGGTGCTATTGCTGGTGTTGCTGCCGTTGCCGGTGCTTTGTTGATCTAgaatgttttttaattagaatattttttttataattaaaattacatTTATAGATTTCATAGggattttcttttgttaaagagaataattttttttaaagttaggaaattttttaatgaaggcttattttcaaaaatggagcattttcttttttgatttgaaaaggaatttttttttttttttttttttttaatataatttttttaaatatataagagactagttttttttttattttaaaaaaattttcattaagAAATATACTTTTACTTGTTTAGAGTTGAACTTAGTATGATTCAACTGGCTGTAAACTCTTTTTCTCATTGGTTTGGGAAAGcgtcaaatatttttaagtttAGGACTACCTTTTGCTGTTGTCGAGCTAGATCGTTCAATCACCATCCGATCCGGttgtacaaaaaaaaattgtagaGCTACAATTTATGAATAAAAAGTAATGTTGCTATAAAACAAGTAAAAGTAAACACCCTGGTTTGCTTTTAGCTTTAAAACCGCACTGTCAAAGAAAAGATACTTAAAACTAGAAACTTCCATCATCAGCACTGAAACTGCACCGCCAGAAGAATTGTGAAACGCTACTGttaattctaataatatcgCTGGTACTCGGGCTAATACAAGCGATGATTACGCAGTATCAATACTTTTAAACGCCACTTGAATTTGTAAttgcttttaaaaaaagccAGCGTGCGATAATACTTTATGCACAGGAAAACctttactatttttaattaacgTCACGAGGAGATTAGAATCTTGactttttaaatcaaaagaaaaacccCATTCTTATTGCCTGTGGgtgttttcaataaaatacatTCCAAAGCTATAGATACACAGGTAGAGCGTTCAGCAAAGTAATTGTTAATCGTGGTGACTTGAAACACG is part of the Saccharomycodes ludwigii strain NBRC 1722 chromosome III, whole genome shotgun sequence genome and encodes:
- the ANS1 gene encoding Ans1p (similar to Saccharomyces cerevisiae YKL096W-A | CWP2 | Cell Wall Protein), with translation MKFSTVAAISVFAAAVSASDVAAVSQITDGQVQATTVSTATAAETTTAAETTTAAETTTAAETTTAAIVTQTTNGAANIKVGGAIAGVAAVAGALLI